The following proteins are co-located in the Paenibacillus sp. JNUCC32 genome:
- a CDS encoding GatB/YqeY domain-containing protein — translation MNLSERLNEDMKQAMKSKDKFKLSTIRMVRSTIKNLEIDLKRSLDDNEVLDIFSREIKQRKDALQEFEKAGRDDLAADAKAEIELLSAYLPEQLTEEEIKVIVQQTIQETGASSKAEMGKVMSALMPKVKGRADGKLVNQVVQQFL, via the coding sequence ATGAATCTTAGCGAACGATTGAACGAAGATATGAAGCAAGCGATGAAGAGTAAGGACAAGTTCAAACTCTCAACGATTCGAATGGTTCGTTCGACGATAAAAAATCTTGAAATAGATTTGAAACGAAGTTTGGATGACAACGAAGTGCTTGATATTTTTAGTCGTGAAATCAAACAGCGCAAAGATGCCCTCCAAGAATTTGAAAAAGCGGGACGCGACGATCTTGCCGCCGATGCAAAAGCAGAAATTGAGCTCCTTAGCGCCTACCTCCCGGAACAGCTTACTGAAGAAGAAATTAAAGTCATTGTACAGCAGACCATCCAGGAAACCGGTGCTTCTTCAAAAGCCGAGATGGGTAAAGTAATGAGCGCTCTCATGCCGAAAGTTAAAGGGCGTGCAGACGGAAAGCTTGTCAATCAAGTTGTTCAACAATTTCTGTAA
- the rpsU gene encoding 30S ribosomal protein S21 — MSETKVRKNETIDAALRRFKRSIAKDGVLAEVKKRKHYEKPSVKRKKKSEAARKRKF; from the coding sequence GTGTCTGAAACTAAAGTTCGCAAAAACGAGACAATTGATGCTGCACTTCGTCGCTTCAAGCGTTCCATTGCTAAAGATGGCGTATTGGCTGAAGTGAAGAAACGCAAGCATTATGAAAAGCCAAGCGTAAAGCGCAAGAAAAAGTCCGAGGCTGCTCGTAAGAGAAAGTTTTAG
- a CDS encoding histidine triad nucleotide-binding protein: protein MDCVFCKIVEGELPSTKILENDKVLVFQNINPEAPVHVLIIPKKHIASMNDIGDEDLLLIGEMHKAAKEAAAKLGIAESGYRLINNCGRDGEQTVFHVHYHLMGGRRLGALTGISPAHT from the coding sequence ATGGATTGTGTTTTTTGTAAAATCGTAGAAGGTGAGCTTCCTTCCACGAAGATACTCGAGAATGATAAGGTGCTCGTATTTCAAAACATCAACCCGGAAGCGCCGGTTCATGTCTTGATCATTCCGAAGAAGCATATCGCTTCCATGAACGATATTGGGGATGAGGACCTGCTGCTGATTGGCGAGATGCACAAAGCGGCTAAAGAGGCCGCGGCCAAGCTGGGCATTGCGGAGAGCGGTTATCGGTTAATCAACAACTGTGGTCGCGATGGGGAACAAACGGTGTTCCACGTGCACTATCACCTGATGGGCGGCCGCCGCTTAGGCGCATTAACCGGCATTTCCCCGGCTCATACATAA